In Salinisphaera sp. LB1, one genomic interval encodes:
- a CDS encoding proton-conducting transporter membrane subunit translates to MSGLWLAVLVAWPALMALAVAAAGRWPNLRESVSIATGVALLIGAIRLVGPIGAGQRPSVTLFSILPGLDFTFTLEPLGLVFALVAATLWPLTTFYAAGYMRSNREAHQTRFFVCFALAISAAIGIAFAGNLLTLFVFYEMMTLVTYPLVTHHGDAESRVGGRIYLGILLTTSIGLFLPAIVITYLLAGTLDFTHGGILANTGLGPKGAMALYALFVFGIGKAAVMPVHRWLPAAMVAPTPVSALLHAVAVVKAGVFTVLKITVYIFGLDYALKTSATEPFLWLASITIILASVIAIYCDNLKKRLAYSTIGQLSYIVLGSALATQLGAVSGSLHIITHAFGKITLFFCAGAIYTAAHRKYVSQLNGLGRAMPLTFTAFTIAALSLIGLPPMGGAWSKWFLMSGSAGIEEYAFLGVLALSSLLNIIYLLDIPARAFFLRGDNIPETVTEAPAACVIPLCLTAAGCIVLFFAAHPIIDFVDTALGAGA, encoded by the coding sequence GTGAGCGGGCTCTGGTTGGCTGTACTCGTCGCCTGGCCGGCGCTCATGGCGCTGGCGGTTGCCGCCGCCGGGCGCTGGCCGAATCTGCGCGAGAGCGTGAGTATCGCCACCGGGGTGGCGCTGCTGATCGGCGCCATCCGTCTGGTCGGGCCGATCGGCGCCGGCCAGCGGCCGAGCGTCACCCTGTTCTCGATTCTGCCGGGGTTGGATTTCACCTTCACGCTGGAGCCGCTCGGCCTGGTCTTCGCGCTGGTTGCGGCCACGCTCTGGCCGTTGACCACGTTCTACGCGGCCGGCTACATGCGCAGCAATCGCGAGGCGCACCAGACGCGTTTCTTCGTCTGTTTCGCGCTGGCAATCTCGGCGGCGATCGGCATCGCCTTCGCAGGCAATCTGCTCACGTTATTCGTGTTCTACGAGATGATGACGCTGGTGACCTATCCGCTGGTCACCCACCACGGGGATGCCGAGTCGCGCGTTGGCGGGCGGATCTATCTCGGTATTCTGCTGACCACGTCGATCGGCCTGTTCCTGCCGGCGATCGTGATCACCTACCTGCTCGCCGGCACGCTGGATTTCACGCACGGCGGCATTCTCGCCAACACGGGCCTCGGCCCGAAGGGCGCAATGGCACTGTATGCGCTGTTCGTATTCGGTATCGGCAAGGCCGCGGTCATGCCCGTGCATCGCTGGCTACCCGCAGCGATGGTGGCGCCGACACCGGTTTCGGCCCTGTTGCACGCGGTGGCCGTGGTCAAGGCCGGCGTGTTCACCGTGCTCAAGATCACGGTCTATATCTTCGGCCTGGACTATGCGCTCAAGACCAGCGCGACCGAGCCGTTCCTGTGGCTGGCGTCGATCACCATCATCCTGGCCTCGGTGATCGCGATCTACTGCGACAATCTCAAGAAGCGGCTGGCCTACTCCACCATCGGCCAGCTGTCGTACATCGTGCTGGGCAGCGCGCTGGCGACCCAGCTCGGCGCGGTCAGCGGCTCGTTGCATATCATCACCCATGCCTTCGGCAAGATCACCCTGTTCTTCTGCGCCGGCGCGATCTACACCGCCGCGCATCGCAAATACGTCAGCCAGTTGAACGGGCTGGGGCGCGCCATGCCGCTAACCTTCACCGCGTTCACCATCGCGGCGCTGTCGTTGATCGGCCTGCCGCCGATGGGTGGCGCCTGGAGCAAGTGGTTTCTGATGAGCGGTTCCGCCGGCATCGAGGAATATGCGTTTCTGGGCGTGCTGGCCCTGTCCTCACTGCTCAACATCATCTACCTGCTCGATATTCCGGCGCGCGCCTTCTTCCTGCGCGGCGACAACATCCCCGAGACCGTCACCGAAGCGCCGGCCGCCTGCGTCATCCCGCTTTGCCTGACGGCGGCCGGCTGCATCGTGTTGTTCTTTGCCGCCCACCCGATCATCGATTTCGTCGACACGGCACTCGGAGCCGGCGCATGA
- a CDS encoding monovalent cation/H+ antiporter subunit D family protein, with the protein MIDPLLSQLPILVVVVPLLAVPVVVLAHRAGAAWMLYLVVTWLVFAMACTLFVRVRADGPIDYAIGGWAPPFGIELVVDAFNAVVLLLVAGMAAASAVYARSSLAREIEHERLYLVYALLLACLTGLIGITVTGDAFNLFVFLEISSLSSYALIAMGARRRALLSAFQYLIMGTVGGTFLLIGIGLAYMMTGTLNMADLAQRLPAVYDTRTAQAALAFIVVGLSLKAALFPAHIWLPNAYTYAPSSVTAFIAATSTKVAVYALMRFVFTVFGAGYAFGQLPLNQVLLGLSAIAMIAASVAAIFQTDVKRLLAWSSIAQMGYIVTGFALASAGGLSASLVHIVNHGLIKGALFMAIGAMAWRTRTTSINDLAGLGRAMPLTSAAFVVGGLSLIGVPATAGFISKWALLSALIAAGHYGLAALVLLASLLAVIYIGKVVEALYFRPRDARAPQLERGEAPIAMQIATWGLIALNIAIGLHATPELDATRRAAAALLGGDT; encoded by the coding sequence ATGATCGACCCTCTTCTTTCCCAGCTGCCGATCCTGGTCGTGGTCGTGCCGCTGCTCGCGGTGCCCGTGGTCGTGCTCGCGCATCGCGCCGGCGCCGCCTGGATGCTCTATCTGGTGGTGACCTGGCTGGTCTTCGCGATGGCCTGCACCCTGTTCGTACGGGTGCGCGCCGACGGGCCGATCGATTACGCCATCGGCGGCTGGGCGCCGCCCTTCGGGATCGAACTGGTGGTCGATGCCTTCAATGCGGTGGTACTGCTGCTGGTAGCGGGCATGGCCGCGGCCAGCGCGGTCTATGCCCGTTCCAGCCTCGCCCGCGAGATCGAGCACGAGCGCCTGTATCTCGTCTATGCGTTGCTGCTCGCCTGTCTGACCGGGCTGATCGGCATCACGGTCACGGGCGATGCTTTCAACCTGTTCGTGTTTCTTGAGATTTCCTCGTTGTCATCCTATGCGCTGATCGCCATGGGCGCCCGGCGACGGGCACTGCTGTCGGCGTTCCAGTACCTGATCATGGGCACGGTCGGCGGCACGTTTCTGCTGATCGGCATCGGACTCGCCTACATGATGACCGGCACCCTGAACATGGCCGATCTCGCCCAGCGCCTGCCGGCCGTTTACGACACGCGCACCGCCCAGGCCGCGCTGGCGTTCATCGTGGTCGGTCTGAGCCTGAAGGCCGCACTGTTTCCGGCCCATATCTGGCTGCCCAACGCCTATACCTATGCCCCCTCTTCGGTCACCGCGTTCATTGCCGCCACCAGCACCAAGGTCGCGGTATATGCCCTGATGCGGTTCGTGTTCACCGTGTTCGGCGCAGGCTACGCCTTCGGCCAGCTGCCGTTGAACCAGGTGCTGCTCGGGCTGTCCGCGATCGCGATGATCGCGGCGTCGGTGGCCGCCATATTCCAGACTGACGTCAAGCGATTGCTGGCCTGGTCGAGCATCGCGCAGATGGGCTACATCGTGACCGGGTTCGCGCTGGCCAGTGCCGGCGGGTTGTCGGCTTCGCTGGTGCATATCGTCAACCACGGGCTGATCAAGGGTGCGCTGTTCATGGCGATTGGGGCGATGGCCTGGCGTACACGGACGACGTCGATCAATGATCTGGCCGGCCTGGGCCGGGCGATGCCGCTGACCTCGGCCGCTTTCGTGGTCGGCGGGCTGAGCCTGATCGGGGTGCCGGCCACCGCCGGTTTCATCAGCAAGTGGGCCCTGCTTTCCGCACTGATCGCCGCAGGCCACTACGGGCTCGCCGCCCTGGTGCTGTTGGCTTCGCTGCTGGCCGTGATCTATATCGGCAAGGTGGTCGAGGCGCTGTATTTCCGGCCCCGCGATGCGCGCGCACCGCAACTCGAGCGCGGCGAGGCGCCGATCGCCATGCAGATCGCGACCTGGGGGCTGATCGCGCTCAATATCGCGATCGGGCTGCACGCGACGCCGGAACTCGACGCCACACGGCGCGCCGCCGCTGCACTGCTGGGCGGTGACACGTGA
- a CDS encoding cation:proton antiporter subunit C, with the protein MTAFFTDTAPGLFNYWVVIALMMIGFYTVIAHDNLVKKLIGLNVFQTSVFILYISMGKIHGATAPILLDGPQGDHAVYAHPLPQVLILTAIVVGVSTTALGLALIVRIHEAYGSIEEDDVLAADFATQDIEQAEEAARSRAARAAEPHAPTGRDDGAEPEERRPQ; encoded by the coding sequence ATGACCGCGTTTTTCACCGACACCGCGCCGGGGTTGTTCAACTACTGGGTCGTCATCGCCTTGATGATGATCGGCTTCTATACCGTGATCGCACACGACAACCTAGTCAAAAAGCTGATCGGGCTCAATGTGTTCCAGACCTCGGTGTTCATCCTGTACATCAGCATGGGCAAGATTCACGGCGCCACCGCCCCCATTCTCCTTGACGGCCCCCAGGGCGACCATGCGGTCTATGCCCACCCGCTGCCGCAGGTGCTGATCCTTACGGCGATCGTGGTGGGCGTATCCACCACCGCGCTCGGGCTGGCGCTGATCGTACGCATCCACGAGGCCTACGGATCGATCGAGGAAGACGATGTCCTGGCCGCCGATTTTGCGACCCAGGATATCGAACAGGCCGAGGAAGCGGCGCGATCCCGCGCGGCCCGGGCCGCCGAACCGCACGCCCCGACCGGTCGCGACGACGGCGCCGAACCCGAGGAACGCCGGCCGCAATGA
- a CDS encoding Na(+)/H(+) antiporter subunit B encodes MREHTVLRVVAQLIIPPILIFALYVQFHGDYSPGGGFQAGVIFASAIILYGLIFGVEAARAAIPPTALRIGASLGVLIYGGTGVATMLAGGNFLDYDQLAHDPVHGQHYGLLIVEFGVGLTVASIMIAIFYVFAGRGRVRESDE; translated from the coding sequence ATGCGCGAGCACACCGTGCTGCGGGTGGTCGCGCAGCTCATCATCCCGCCGATCCTGATCTTTGCGCTCTACGTACAGTTCCACGGCGACTACAGCCCGGGCGGCGGATTCCAGGCGGGGGTGATCTTCGCCAGCGCCATCATCCTTTACGGCCTGATCTTCGGCGTGGAGGCCGCACGCGCTGCCATCCCGCCGACCGCGCTGCGCATCGGTGCGTCCCTGGGCGTACTGATCTACGGCGGCACGGGGGTGGCCACGATGCTGGCCGGTGGCAACTTCCTGGACTACGATCAACTCGCCCACGATCCCGTGCACGGCCAGCATTACGGGTTGCTGATCGTGGAATTCGGCGTCGGGCTGACCGTCGCCAGCATCATGATCGCGATCTTCTATGTATTCGCCGGGCGTGGCCGGGTACGGGAGTCCGACGAATGA
- a CDS encoding DUF4040 domain-containing protein, giving the protein MTTEILLNYGLLVFLVTVALALAAMRHLFPVAMLTGLYSLLSASLFTLLDAPDVALTEAAVGAGVTTVLFLATFGLTRAREKPVKASRQIIGLVVTLTTGATLVYASLDMPHFGAADTPVQTHPLRHKYLVAEQQEVDVPNTVTAVLGSYRGYDTLGETAVVFTAGLGVLLLLGRSRRAPRSDKA; this is encoded by the coding sequence ATGACCACCGAGATCCTGCTCAACTACGGGCTGCTGGTGTTTCTGGTGACGGTCGCCCTGGCGCTGGCGGCCATGCGGCATCTGTTCCCGGTGGCCATGCTGACCGGGCTGTACAGCCTGCTGTCGGCCAGCCTGTTCACGCTGCTCGACGCGCCGGATGTGGCGCTCACCGAAGCGGCGGTGGGCGCGGGTGTGACCACGGTGCTGTTTCTGGCCACCTTCGGCCTGACCCGGGCGCGCGAGAAGCCGGTCAAGGCCTCACGCCAGATCATCGGCCTGGTGGTAACCCTCACCACCGGTGCGACGCTGGTCTATGCCAGTCTCGACATGCCCCACTTCGGCGCTGCCGACACCCCGGTACAGACGCATCCGCTGCGGCATAAGTACCTGGTGGCCGAACAGCAGGAGGTCGACGTGCCGAACACGGTCACGGCGGTGCTGGGCAGCTACCGCGGCTACGACACCCTCGGCGAAACCGCCGTGGTATTCACCGCCGGCCTCGGCGTGCTGCTCCTGCTCGGCCGCAGCCGGCGCGCCCCCCGTTCGGACAAGGCGTAG
- the mnhG gene encoding monovalent cation/H(+) antiporter subunit G, translating into MLNGIADIASWVLIVAGSLACVISGFGMLRMPDLFTRIHAASVADTGGMLLVLTGLMVQAGLGLTTAKLVLIVFFLLITSPTATHALARAARHDGVRSDCDREDAG; encoded by the coding sequence ATGCTGAACGGAATCGCCGATATCGCGAGCTGGGTATTGATTGTGGCCGGTTCGCTGGCCTGCGTGATCAGCGGTTTCGGCATGCTGCGCATGCCCGATCTGTTCACCCGGATCCATGCCGCCTCGGTCGCGGATACCGGCGGCATGCTGCTGGTATTGACCGGCTTGATGGTACAGGCCGGTCTCGGGCTGACCACCGCCAAGCTGGTGCTGATCGTCTTTTTCCTGTTGATCACCAGCCCGACGGCGACCCATGCCCTGGCCCGCGCCGCGCGCCACGACGGCGTCCGGTCGGATTGCGACAGGGAAGATGCCGGATGA
- a CDS encoding monovalent cation/H+ antiporter complex subunit F — MFIAGLAGVAVTMLLVLIRVLAGPTVYDRILAINLFGTKTVLLIAILGFFTGRPEFLDLALTYALINFIGTVAVLKFMQYGDLGWAGDKTDQSDV; from the coding sequence ATGTTCATCGCGGGACTTGCAGGCGTGGCCGTGACCATGCTCCTGGTATTGATACGTGTGCTGGCCGGGCCGACCGTCTATGACCGCATCCTGGCCATCAATCTGTTCGGTACCAAGACCGTGTTGTTGATCGCGATACTGGGCTTTTTCACCGGGCGCCCAGAGTTTCTCGATCTGGCACTGACCTACGCCCTGATCAATTTCATCGGCACCGTGGCCGTACTCAAGTTCATGCAGTACGGCGATCTCGGCTGGGCCGGCGACAAGACGGATCAATCCGATGTGTAA
- a CDS encoding Na+/H+ antiporter subunit E, with amino-acid sequence MRHLLGLAAGLVILWLLLSGHYAPLTLALGAASCVFTVALCRRLRLIDAESVPLELLPRLPGYAAWLGLQILRSNLDVAGRLLIGHRAISPRTVVINTRPLAPLGQAILANSITLTPGTVTVGLENGEAIVHTLTREGAADIEAGTMAGRVARLEGGPD; translated from the coding sequence GTGCGTCATCTGCTCGGCCTGGCTGCCGGCCTGGTCATTCTCTGGCTCCTGCTTTCCGGGCACTATGCGCCGCTCACGCTGGCGCTCGGCGCGGCGTCCTGTGTCTTCACCGTCGCCCTCTGCCGGCGATTGCGGCTGATCGACGCCGAATCGGTGCCGCTCGAACTGTTGCCGCGGCTGCCCGGCTACGCGGCCTGGCTCGGGCTCCAGATCCTGCGTTCCAACCTGGATGTCGCCGGGCGTCTGCTGATCGGGCACCGTGCGATCTCGCCGCGGACGGTGGTTATCAACACCCGCCCCCTGGCCCCACTCGGCCAGGCGATCCTGGCCAATTCCATCACGCTGACGCCGGGCACGGTCACCGTGGGCCTGGAAAACGGCGAGGCAATCGTTCATACCCTGACCCGGGAGGGCGCCGCGGATATCGAGGCCGGCACCATGGCCGGTCGGGTCGCCCGCTTGGAAGGCGGGCCAGACTAG
- a CDS encoding TVP38/TMEM64 family protein, which produces MSASRTRRRHLRLIMGLIWVVVLVGLVVWVWQQGLTVREIMRLIYDYVVNNPIAPVVYILIYALRPLTFFPAMWLTIAGGSLFGFIPGLIFGLLGENASAQTAYLLARFFRRDVDGDEHSDRNPRIAAFRRLLVEQAFPTVLVLRASFLPFDLVNYACGLLRVPWLSYTAGSVLGMLPPMVTFVSFGATVNLPKLLKRKSFSPEQLIDSTQLMISAGLVVVSAIIALVAYRRRKALAAKAARDTN; this is translated from the coding sequence ATGAGTGCATCTCGTACGCGCCGCCGCCATCTCCGCCTGATCATGGGTCTGATCTGGGTGGTCGTGCTGGTCGGTCTTGTCGTCTGGGTCTGGCAACAGGGCCTGACCGTACGCGAGATCATGCGGCTGATCTATGACTACGTGGTGAACAATCCGATCGCGCCGGTAGTCTACATCCTCATCTATGCGCTGCGGCCCTTGACCTTCTTTCCCGCCATGTGGCTGACCATCGCCGGCGGAAGCCTGTTCGGCTTCATTCCGGGGCTGATCTTCGGCCTGCTTGGCGAGAACGCGTCCGCGCAGACCGCCTATCTGCTGGCCCGGTTCTTCCGCCGGGATGTCGACGGGGACGAGCATTCCGACCGCAACCCACGGATCGCCGCTTTCCGGCGCCTGCTCGTAGAACAGGCGTTTCCCACCGTGCTCGTGCTGCGCGCGTCGTTCCTGCCCTTCGATCTGGTCAACTATGCATGCGGGCTGCTGCGGGTGCCGTGGCTGTCGTACACCGCTGGCAGCGTGCTCGGCATGCTGCCGCCGATGGTTACCTTCGTATCGTTCGGTGCCACCGTGAACCTGCCCAAGCTGCTCAAGCGCAAAAGTTTCTCGCCCGAGCAGTTGATCGACAGTACCCAGCTGATGATTTCGGCCGGACTGGTGGTGGTTAGCGCAATTATCGCGCTTGTCGCCTATCGCCGCCGCAAGGCCCTGGCCGCAAAGGCTGCACGGGACACGAATTGA
- a CDS encoding ArsR family transcriptional regulator — MLDLNDSSQLLRLLAEPTRLRLLLLLGHEPLSVAELTSVTQLTQSRISSHLARLREAGLVVDGGLGGGNRYTVDATRWPRDLRPLWGLLSERIDDAQLAQDRERATEIVRRRTNRGSWAESVAGRMERQYSPGRTWEAVSRSMIELLDLGDVLDVGSGDGVLAELLSSRARHFTCLDLSAAVIDAARHRLAEQPNVGFEIGDMHALPWADGVFDQVFMLHALSYSAHPATALAEGARVLRPGGRLVVATIAQHEHEATVAAYDHVNLGFTPAQIRAWLEQAGLTVRDCAARSRERQPPYFRLITASADKP; from the coding sequence ATGCTCGATCTCAACGACAGTTCCCAGCTTCTTCGGCTGCTCGCCGAGCCGACCCGGCTGCGCTTGTTGCTACTGCTCGGACACGAGCCGCTGAGCGTGGCCGAATTGACCTCGGTCACGCAGCTTACGCAGAGCCGGATTTCGAGCCATCTGGCCCGGCTGCGCGAGGCCGGCCTGGTGGTTGACGGCGGCCTGGGCGGCGGCAATCGTTACACCGTCGATGCCACACGCTGGCCGCGCGATCTGCGCCCGCTCTGGGGTCTGCTATCCGAGCGCATCGACGACGCGCAGCTGGCCCAGGACCGCGAGCGCGCCACCGAGATCGTGCGTCGTCGCACCAACCGCGGCAGCTGGGCCGAATCGGTCGCCGGCCGCATGGAACGCCAGTATTCACCCGGCCGGACCTGGGAGGCCGTCAGCCGCTCGATGATCGAGCTACTCGACCTGGGCGACGTACTGGATGTCGGCTCCGGGGACGGCGTGCTGGCCGAACTGCTCAGCTCCCGCGCGCGACACTTCACCTGCCTCGACCTGAGTGCGGCCGTAATCGACGCCGCGCGCCACCGGCTGGCCGAGCAGCCCAATGTGGGTTTCGAAATCGGCGACATGCATGCCCTGCCCTGGGCAGACGGCGTATTCGATCAGGTGTTTATGCTGCACGCCTTGAGCTATAGTGCACATCCCGCGACAGCGCTCGCGGAAGGGGCCCGCGTGCTGCGCCCCGGCGGGCGGCTGGTGGTCGCCACCATCGCGCAACACGAACACGAGGCCACAGTGGCGGCCTACGATCACGTCAATCTCGGCTTCACCCCGGCCCAGATCCGAGCCTGGCTCGAGCAGGCAGGCCTGACGGTGCGTGACTGCGCGGCGCGGAGTCGAGAACGCCAGCCGCCGTATTTTCGTCTGATCACCGCCAGTGCCGACAAGCCATGA
- a CDS encoding phasin family protein → MARSKKNPITQIRSDIDSLRRNYTGALTSANKAIYDGIEQLAEHELSAIRTHYEQALTSLQTLKHGGAPRDLAMAQVQLLQDTMDRILSNARQSLSILENTRREVSTQIRENLSGTDTRAEQMSEAAQQAAARAAEKARAEASRHAQPIQDTVNQTLDPAEANVRSAADNTGDSAPDAAAPAADSASASSATTGRSTARKRSRSPQGKTRKSAASSSTRQSTTARASAATSGTQSKTKAASATGSKTKSGTTKSSTSKSSSSKTASGKTSSAKTSTRKSSPKKTSAKRASTGTSGSGAKKTTKRAGSSAKTTGTKKSTSSTQSEATRAKSASRKTSATKRSTPASKKAPSPSTNGSSNDATGSSSGSGSESSST, encoded by the coding sequence ATGGCGCGTTCGAAGAAGAATCCAATCACGCAGATCCGCAGCGACATCGATTCGCTGCGACGCAACTACACCGGGGCGCTGACGTCGGCCAACAAGGCGATCTACGACGGTATCGAGCAGCTCGCCGAACACGAGTTGTCCGCGATCAGGACGCACTACGAACAGGCGCTGACCAGCCTGCAGACACTCAAGCACGGCGGCGCGCCGCGCGATCTCGCGATGGCCCAGGTGCAGTTGCTGCAGGACACGATGGATCGCATCCTGTCGAACGCACGTCAGAGCCTGTCGATTCTGGAGAATACGCGGCGCGAAGTCTCGACCCAGATTCGGGAGAACCTGAGCGGCACCGACACCCGGGCCGAGCAGATGAGCGAGGCCGCCCAGCAGGCAGCAGCGCGTGCGGCCGAAAAAGCGCGCGCCGAGGCAAGCCGCCACGCGCAGCCCATACAGGACACAGTGAATCAGACGCTGGACCCGGCCGAAGCCAACGTCCGTTCGGCGGCTGACAACACCGGCGACAGCGCGCCTGACGCAGCGGCACCCGCCGCCGACAGCGCGAGCGCCAGCAGCGCCACGACCGGCCGCAGCACGGCCCGAAAACGCAGCCGTTCGCCCCAGGGCAAGACCCGCAAGAGCGCCGCATCGTCCTCGACCCGCCAATCGACGACTGCGCGCGCCAGCGCCGCCACCAGCGGCACGCAATCCAAGACCAAGGCCGCGTCCGCGACCGGCAGCAAGACGAAGTCGGGGACGACCAAGTCGTCCACGTCGAAATCGTCGTCGTCCAAGACCGCCTCGGGCAAGACGTCCAGCGCCAAGACGTCCACCCGCAAGAGTTCGCCCAAGAAGACGAGCGCCAAGCGCGCCAGCACGGGCACGTCCGGCAGCGGTGCCAAGAAGACCACGAAGCGCGCCGGCAGCAGCGCCAAGACCACGGGCACGAAAAAAAGCACGTCGAGCACCCAATCGGAGGCGACGCGCGCTAAGTCCGCGAGCCGCAAGACCTCGGCCACGAAGCGTTCTACACCCGCGTCCAAGAAGGCCCCGTCGCCGAGTACCAACGGTTCGTCGAATGACGCGACCGGCTCCAGCAGCGGCAGCGGATCGGAATCGTCCAGCACCTGA
- the fadB gene encoding fatty acid oxidation complex subunit alpha FadB, giving the protein MLYEGSKLTVTVDGGIAVLCFDARDESVNKFDEATMAELGEAGEALAGASNINGLLVTSAKPAFIVGADIMEFGARFQKPEDELRAGMAESVSVFNTIEDLDFPSVTAINGMALGGGLEMCLSTDYRVMGQSAQLGFPETRLGIYPGFGGTVRAPRLIGADNAIEWIADGKNRDANKALAVGMVDAVVADDDLEAAARDLLAKAIEGEFDWQARRAEKTGPLKLNQTEAAMVFETSKGYVMGQTQGHYPAPIEAIQRMAQAAHMGRDEALKVESEGFVKVAKSPEAAALIQLFLNDQLIKKKGKKYAKVAHEVKQAAVLGAGIMGGGIAYQSAYKGVATLMKDIKEDAIDQGLEEAAKHFAKGVERGKLDNREMAEGMSRIRPTLSYAEFDHVDAVIEAVVENPKVKKSVLAETEERVSEQTILASNTSSISIDELATALKRPGNFLGMHFFNPVHRMPLVEVIRGKATSEEAVATVVDFAHKLGKTPIVVNDCPGFLVNRILFPYFFGFQQLIADGADFAKIDKVMEKFGWPMGPAYLSDVVGMDTSQHVEEVLAAGYPDRMKADEKSSLDVMVENNRLGQKTGSGYYKYEKDKKGKPKRASDPQAYELIASVQRDDQDFEADEIIDRMMIPMIIEAARALEEGIAETPNEVDMGLIMGLGFPPFRGGALKYADAQGLATVCDKADRHARLGKLYQPTERMREMAANNETYYRMS; this is encoded by the coding sequence ATGTTGTATGAAGGATCCAAACTCACAGTCACAGTTGATGGCGGGATCGCCGTACTGTGTTTCGACGCCCGGGACGAGTCGGTCAACAAGTTCGACGAAGCCACGATGGCCGAACTCGGTGAGGCCGGCGAGGCCTTGGCGGGCGCCTCGAATATCAATGGATTGCTGGTGACGTCCGCGAAGCCGGCGTTCATTGTCGGCGCCGACATCATGGAGTTCGGCGCGCGTTTCCAGAAGCCCGAGGATGAGCTCAGGGCCGGCATGGCCGAATCGGTGTCGGTCTTCAATACGATCGAGGATCTGGATTTTCCGAGTGTGACCGCGATCAACGGCATGGCACTCGGCGGTGGCCTGGAAATGTGTCTGTCCACCGATTACCGCGTGATGGGCCAGTCGGCCCAGCTCGGTTTCCCGGAGACACGGCTCGGCATCTACCCCGGCTTCGGCGGCACGGTACGTGCGCCGCGATTGATCGGCGCCGACAACGCCATCGAATGGATCGCCGACGGCAAGAACCGCGATGCGAACAAGGCACTGGCGGTCGGCATGGTCGATGCCGTGGTCGCCGACGACGATCTGGAGGCCGCCGCGCGTGACCTGCTGGCCAAGGCGATCGAAGGCGAATTCGATTGGCAGGCCCGCCGGGCGGAAAAGACCGGCCCGTTGAAGCTTAACCAGACCGAAGCCGCGATGGTCTTCGAGACCTCGAAGGGCTATGTCATGGGCCAGACCCAGGGCCATTATCCGGCCCCGATCGAGGCGATCCAGCGCATGGCCCAGGCCGCGCACATGGGCCGCGACGAGGCGCTCAAGGTGGAAAGCGAAGGTTTCGTCAAGGTGGCCAAGAGTCCCGAGGCCGCGGCGCTGATCCAGCTTTTCCTCAACGATCAACTGATCAAGAAAAAAGGCAAGAAATACGCAAAAGTCGCCCACGAGGTAAAGCAGGCGGCCGTGCTCGGCGCCGGCATCATGGGCGGCGGTATTGCCTACCAGTCGGCCTATAAGGGTGTGGCCACCCTGATGAAGGACATCAAGGAAGACGCCATCGACCAGGGCCTGGAAGAAGCGGCCAAGCACTTCGCCAAGGGCGTGGAGCGCGGCAAGCTGGACAATCGCGAGATGGCCGAGGGCATGTCGCGAATCCGCCCGACGCTGTCCTACGCCGAGTTCGACCACGTCGATGCCGTGATCGAGGCCGTGGTCGAGAACCCGAAGGTCAAGAAGAGCGTGCTGGCCGAGACCGAGGAACGGGTTTCGGAGCAGACGATACTGGCGTCGAACACGTCGAGCATCTCGATCGACGAACTGGCCACGGCGTTGAAGCGGCCCGGGAATTTTCTCGGCATGCACTTCTTCAACCCGGTGCATCGCATGCCGCTGGTGGAGGTGATCCGCGGCAAGGCCACCTCCGAGGAGGCCGTGGCCACGGTGGTCGACTTCGCCCACAAGCTCGGCAAGACGCCGATCGTGGTCAATGACTGCCCGGGCTTTCTGGTCAACCGTATTCTGTTTCCCTACTTCTTCGGCTTCCAGCAGTTGATCGCCGACGGCGCGGATTTCGCCAAGATCGACAAGGTGATGGAGAAGTTCGGCTGGCCGATGGGCCCGGCCTATCTGTCCGACGTGGTCGGCATGGACACCTCGCAGCATGTCGAGGAAGTGCTGGCCGCCGGTTATCCGGATCGCATGAAGGCCGATGAGAAGTCGTCGCTGGACGTGATGGTCGAGAATAACCGCCTGGGCCAGAAGACCGGCTCCGGCTATTACAAGTATGAGAAAGATAAAAAAGGCAAGCCGAAACGCGCCAGCGATCCGCAAGCCTATGAGCTGATCGCCTCGGTCCAGCGCGACGACCAGGATTTCGAGGCCGACGAGATCATCGACCGCATGATGATCCCGATGATCATCGAGGCCGCCCGAGCGCTGGAAGAAGGCATCGCCGAGACACCGAACGAAGTCGACATGGGCCTGATCATGGGGCTCGGCTTCCCGCCGTTCCGTGGCGGCGCGCTCAAGTACGCCGACGCCCAGGGTCTGGCCACGGTGTGCGACAAGGCCGACCGGCACGCGCGGCTGGGCAAGCTCTACCAGCCGACCGAGCGCATGCGCGAAATGGCGGCAAACAACGAAACCTATTACCGGATGTCGTAG